CTGCGGCCCGATATCATCATCATGGACGTTTCCATGGACGGCCTGAACGGTATGGATGCCACCCGCCATATCATCGGCAAGGGGCTGGGCTGCCGGGTGATCGCCCTGTCGATGCACGCCGACAAGCGCTTCGTGGCCGGGATGTTCGAAGCCGGGGCCATGGGCTACCTGCTCAAGGACTGCGCCTATGACGAGCTGGTCAAGGCGATCCAGCAGGTCCTCTCCGGGCACACCTACCTGTGCTCCATGATCTCCGGGGTGGTGGTCCGCGACTATGTCCAGCGCCTGCGCAAGAGCAAATCCCCGCTGCTGAGCTTGCGTGAAAAGGAGATCCTGCAGCTGCTGGCCGAGGGCCACAACACCAAGGAGATCGCCGCCAGGCTCAAGGTCTCGACCAAGACGGTGGAGACC
This portion of the Candidatus Aminicenantes bacterium genome encodes:
- a CDS encoding response regulator transcription factor, translated to MSVKILIADDHKIMRDGLRHLLENEKGMEVVAEAQNGHETVQLAEQLRPDIIIMDVSMDGLNGMDATRHIIGKGLGCRVIALSMHADKRFVAGMFEAGAMGYLLKDCAYDELVKAIQQVLSGHTYLCSMISGVVVRDYVQRLRKSKSPLLSLREKEILQLLAEGHNTKEIAARLKVSTKTVETHRQNIMNKLNIFNIAELTKYAVREGITSLEV